From one Streptomyces sp. CA-210063 genomic stretch:
- a CDS encoding ATP-binding SpoIIE family protein phosphatase: MDPTADGLVSRVARELASRADELIAEVERCLRRETPELWEHSEAMTLENVAEHVIVVLTGLEHGLETGGIEAPADVLARIRRLARHGVPIGAVLRGFRVGQRVILDRLLEEMPRRTDDANLISEAARSLIVTATGYVDRTSEQGVVAYEEERDRRLRWRLSMVNEASMRIGTTLDVARTTQELADFATEHFADLVTVDLLDSALNAHDTPPDDPPVSPVSPVSPVLRRLARRPAAAPDRASSTVARRQSHTFPSDSPPARALATGQPTRHRLHGGGREPDHAAGGGVCGGGVDGGGAGRVRPVHSTLVVPLRARGATLGVAQFCRDRDPDAFDDEDLLLAQEIAARAAIAVDNARRYTHARATALTLQRSLLPRRTPRQSAVDVAFRYLPADSQGGVGGDWYDVIPLSGARVALVVGDVVGHGIHAAATMGRLRTAVRTLADIDLPPDELLTHLDDVVIRLAAEMESSGDAEAADGAEGVGGIGATCLYAVYDPVSRRCAIARAGHVLPAVVTGDGTVDILDLPPGPPLGLGGLPFEAAEFELPEGSLLALYTDGLIEARDHDIGAGLARLQDVLARPAPSLEATCDAVLKALLPARPPDDVALLLARTHALGAAQVATWELAAEPTAVARARADVSRQLGDWGLEELEFTAELVVSELVTNAIRYGRPPIRLRLIHDRTLMCEVSDSGGTTPLLRRAPVFDEGGRGLLLVAQLAEHWGTRRARRGKTVWAELNDSAL; this comes from the coding sequence GTGGACCCCACGGCTGACGGTCTTGTGTCCCGTGTCGCGCGCGAACTCGCCTCCAGAGCGGACGAGCTGATCGCCGAGGTGGAGCGGTGCCTGCGTCGTGAGACGCCCGAACTGTGGGAGCACTCTGAGGCCATGACGTTGGAGAACGTGGCCGAGCACGTCATCGTGGTACTGACCGGCCTCGAACACGGTCTCGAAACGGGCGGCATCGAGGCACCGGCCGACGTGCTGGCGCGGATCCGCAGACTGGCCCGGCACGGCGTCCCCATCGGCGCCGTGCTGCGAGGCTTCCGGGTCGGCCAAAGAGTCATCCTCGACCGCCTTCTCGAAGAGATGCCCCGTCGCACCGATGACGCGAACCTGATCAGCGAGGCCGCGCGCAGCCTGATCGTGACGGCGACCGGGTACGTGGACCGCACCTCCGAGCAGGGCGTCGTGGCGTACGAGGAGGAACGCGACCGGCGGTTGCGATGGCGGCTGTCGATGGTGAACGAGGCGAGCATGCGCATCGGCACCACCCTGGACGTCGCCCGCACCACCCAGGAGCTGGCCGACTTCGCCACCGAGCACTTCGCCGACCTCGTCACCGTCGATCTGCTCGACTCCGCGCTCAACGCTCATGACACCCCGCCGGACGACCCGCCCGTCTCACCCGTCTCGCCTGTCTCGCCCGTACTGCGCCGTCTCGCCCGGCGGCCGGCCGCCGCACCCGACCGGGCGTCGTCGACGGTGGCGCGTCGGCAGTCGCACACCTTTCCGTCCGATTCACCACCGGCCCGCGCCCTGGCGACGGGACAGCCGACCCGGCATCGGCTCCACGGTGGGGGACGGGAGCCGGACCACGCGGCAGGCGGCGGTGTCTGCGGCGGCGGCGTGGACGGCGGCGGTGCGGGCCGTGTCCGTCCGGTCCACTCCACGCTGGTCGTGCCGTTGCGGGCCCGGGGCGCCACGCTCGGTGTCGCGCAGTTCTGCCGGGACCGCGACCCCGACGCGTTCGACGACGAGGATCTGCTGCTCGCCCAGGAGATCGCGGCGAGGGCGGCGATCGCCGTCGACAACGCCCGCCGCTACACGCACGCCCGCGCCACCGCCCTCACCCTGCAACGCAGCCTGCTCCCGCGCCGGACCCCACGGCAGTCCGCCGTCGACGTCGCCTTCCGCTATCTGCCCGCCGACTCGCAGGGCGGCGTGGGCGGCGACTGGTACGACGTCATCCCGCTCTCCGGCGCCAGGGTCGCCCTTGTCGTCGGCGACGTCGTCGGCCACGGCATCCACGCCGCCGCCACGATGGGCCGCCTGCGGACCGCCGTACGCACCCTGGCCGACATCGACCTGCCGCCCGACGAACTCCTCACGCACTTGGACGACGTCGTGATCCGCCTGGCGGCCGAGATGGAGAGCAGCGGCGACGCCGAAGCGGCTGATGGCGCCGAAGGCGTCGGAGGCATCGGGGCGACCTGTCTCTACGCCGTGTACGACCCCGTCTCGCGGCGCTGTGCCATCGCCCGTGCGGGGCATGTGCTGCCCGCTGTGGTGACCGGGGACGGCACCGTCGACATCCTCGATCTGCCCCCGGGCCCGCCGCTCGGCCTGGGCGGGCTGCCGTTCGAGGCGGCGGAGTTCGAGCTGCCCGAGGGCAGTCTGCTCGCGCTCTACACCGACGGGCTGATCGAGGCGCGGGACCACGACATCGGCGCGGGCCTGGCCCGGCTCCAAGACGTCCTCGCCCGGCCCGCGCCCTCTCTGGAGGCCACCTGCGACGCCGTACTGAAAGCCCTGCTGCCCGCCCGACCGCCCGACGACGTGGCCCTGCTCCTGGCCCGGACGCATGCCCTCGGCGCGGCCCAGGTCGCCACCTGGGAGCTGGCGGCCGAGCCCACCGCCGTCGCCCGGGCGAGGGCGGACGTCTCCCGGCAACTGGGCGACTGGGGCCTGGAGGAGCTGGAGTTCACGGCCGAGCTGGTGGTGAGCGAACTGGTCACCAACGCCATCCGCTACGGCCGGCCCCCCATCCGGCTGCGCCTCATCCACGACCGCACCCTCATGTGCGAGGTCTCCGACTCCGGCGGCACCACCCCGCTCCTCCGCCGCGCCCCCGTCTTCGACGAGGGCGGCCGAGGCCTCCTCCTGGTCGCCCAGCTCGCCGAACACTGGGGCACACGCCGGGCCCGACGAGGCAAAACGGTCTGGGCCGAACTGAACGACTCCGCACTGTAG
- a CDS encoding TetR/AcrR family transcriptional regulator, translating to MPRRVDHAQRRTEIAEALIRVAGRQGLHAVGMRDVAAEAGVSLRLVQYYFETKEKLLLFGLERLAERFGERVAERLRAAGDGTGPRATVEALLMAALPTDEESRTFHHLYTSYAVLSVTDPALAAQPFIKRPDAAEEALTGLLRKAQDEGLLRPGADPRLEAIGLLAMSAGLGSSVLVGQRGQESALAVLDHHLNRVFRGTADEAGPR from the coding sequence ATGCCCAGACGGGTGGACCACGCACAGCGGCGCACCGAGATCGCCGAGGCGCTCATCAGGGTGGCCGGGCGGCAGGGGCTGCATGCCGTGGGGATGCGTGATGTGGCGGCGGAGGCGGGCGTCTCGCTGCGGCTCGTGCAGTACTACTTCGAGACCAAGGAGAAGCTGCTGCTCTTCGGGCTGGAGCGGCTGGCCGAGCGGTTCGGCGAACGGGTCGCCGAACGCCTCCGGGCCGCCGGCGACGGCACCGGCCCGCGTGCGACCGTCGAGGCGCTGCTCATGGCGGCCCTGCCGACCGACGAGGAGAGCCGTACGTTCCACCACCTCTACACCTCGTACGCCGTCCTCTCCGTCACCGATCCGGCGCTCGCGGCCCAGCCCTTCATCAAGCGGCCCGACGCCGCCGAGGAGGCCCTGACCGGGCTCCTCCGGAAGGCACAGGACGAGGGTCTGCTGCGGCCGGGCGCGGACCCGCGGCTGGAGGCGATCGGTCTGCTCGCCATGTCCGCGGGGCTCGGCTCGAGCGTCCTCGTCGGCCAGCGCGGCCAGGAATCCGCGCTGGCGGTCCTGGACCACCACCTGAACCGCGTCTTCCGGGGTACGGCGGACGAGGCGGGCCCGCGGTAG
- a CDS encoding alpha/beta fold hydrolase: MVVLSYHETETPEVDVSPTVASKNADVGRYVSDAWRDRHFAACDAVHALGATALAEQDVETSYGTTHVYRYGPAAPEGRSRTPVVLIHGAGSCSAMWYPNTPALSAERPVYALDTPGDPGRSVQRAPLHRPEDAARWLDEALAGLGLDRVHLVGASYGGWLALNQAHRAPGRLASVTLLDPGGLEKVGLRFFVWIFASLFATFAPKALRPRLAAWLEQPVLVVPELRTMARTALRAYTVRRPSPLPLTDEELSTVRTPLYLALGRRSLLVHARRQVERVPRLIPGARAEMFSDTGHGPWMDHAEEMNRRMLDFMAAVDTRTGRDSSHG; encoded by the coding sequence ATGGTGGTACTCTCGTATCACGAAACCGAGACCCCGGAGGTGGACGTGTCCCCGACCGTTGCGAGCAAGAACGCCGATGTCGGCCGCTATGTGAGCGATGCCTGGCGTGACCGTCACTTCGCGGCGTGCGACGCGGTCCACGCCCTGGGCGCGACCGCCCTCGCGGAGCAGGACGTGGAGACCTCGTACGGCACCACCCACGTGTACCGCTACGGCCCGGCCGCCCCGGAGGGCCGGTCCCGTACCCCCGTCGTCCTGATCCACGGGGCGGGCTCCTGTTCCGCCATGTGGTACCCCAACACCCCCGCCCTCAGCGCCGAGCGCCCCGTCTACGCCCTCGACACCCCGGGCGACCCCGGACGCAGCGTCCAGCGCGCGCCTCTCCATCGGCCCGAGGACGCCGCCCGATGGCTGGACGAGGCGCTCGCCGGGCTCGGGCTCGACCGTGTCCACCTGGTCGGCGCGTCCTACGGAGGCTGGCTCGCGCTGAACCAGGCGCACCGCGCCCCCGGCCGCCTCGCCTCGGTCACCCTCCTCGACCCCGGCGGGCTGGAGAAGGTGGGGCTGCGCTTCTTCGTGTGGATCTTCGCCAGCCTGTTCGCGACCTTCGCTCCCAAGGCGCTGCGTCCGCGCCTGGCCGCCTGGCTGGAACAGCCGGTCCTCGTCGTGCCCGAGCTGCGCACGATGGCCAGAACGGCCCTCCGCGCCTACACCGTCCGCCGCCCGTCTCCCCTGCCCCTGACCGACGAGGAACTGTCCACCGTCCGCACCCCGCTCTACCTCGCCCTCGGCAGGCGCAGCCTCCTCGTGCACGCCCGACGGCAGGTGGAGCGGGTGCCGCGCCTGATACCGGGCGCCCGGGCCGAGATGTTCTCCGACACCGGCCACGGCCCGTGGATGGACCACGCGGAGGAGATGAACCGCCGGATGCTGGACTTCATGGCCGCCGTCGACACCCGGACCGGGCGCGACTCGTCCCACGGGTGA
- a CDS encoding serine/threonine-protein kinase: MVSDVGRLVAGRYRLTEQIGRGGMGTVWRAGDEVLDRQVAVKRLHVQPHLSADDLVTLYERTRREARSAARIAHPNVIVVHDVVDDHVDDADGGTGDGRPCIVMEYVPAPTLADLLTDGRTLPPEEAARIGLGMVAALRAAHTAGVLHRDVKPGNVLLGAEGRVVLTDFGIAMTADASTLTKTGEMVGSIHYMAPERIRGRKPGPASDLWALGATLYQAVEGRPPFRRLTAMEAAYAIAVDPLEPLKQGGALEPLIEALLAKDPADRPSTEQTERALHAVVSGQATTALPVPGAGRSADAGSPSGGPAGDGSSDGRETGREPAEHAGGRGGTGRDGALDGSPGGPGPQTGRPAHRGRGKRRVLVPVVVAVTVAATVVGATLYATSDPDGRTASPSSGNSASPTPSHSPSPVPDGFHLVTEESLGVSFPVPDGWKVAKRTAESVTYTDETRLVGITIGVVDPAGSHPMAHFEDIEANTKLNYPTSYRRLRMQQTTFRGQPAAVWEFTFEGRARAYRAIDLGYGREGEREYDIYLSAPDADWDTHRPVFDSVRDGFITGVS, encoded by the coding sequence GTGGTGTCGGACGTAGGGCGGCTCGTCGCCGGGCGTTACCGGCTCACGGAGCAGATAGGCCGCGGCGGCATGGGCACGGTCTGGCGGGCCGGGGACGAGGTCCTCGACCGCCAGGTCGCCGTGAAACGGCTGCATGTGCAGCCGCACCTGTCCGCCGACGACCTCGTCACCCTGTACGAGCGCACCCGCCGCGAGGCGCGCAGCGCGGCCCGGATCGCGCACCCCAATGTGATCGTCGTCCATGACGTCGTGGACGACCACGTGGACGACGCCGACGGTGGCACCGGTGACGGCCGGCCCTGCATCGTCATGGAGTACGTCCCGGCGCCCACGCTCGCCGACCTCCTCACGGACGGCCGGACCCTCCCGCCCGAGGAGGCGGCCCGGATCGGTCTGGGCATGGTCGCCGCACTGCGCGCCGCGCACACCGCCGGGGTACTGCACCGCGATGTCAAGCCGGGCAACGTCCTGCTCGGCGCCGAGGGCCGGGTCGTCCTCACCGACTTCGGCATCGCGATGACCGCGGACGCCTCGACCCTGACCAAGACCGGCGAGATGGTCGGCTCGATCCACTACATGGCCCCGGAGCGGATCCGCGGCCGGAAGCCCGGCCCCGCCTCGGACCTGTGGGCGCTGGGCGCCACGCTGTACCAGGCGGTGGAGGGCCGCCCGCCGTTCCGCCGCCTCACCGCGATGGAGGCCGCGTACGCCATCGCCGTGGACCCCCTGGAGCCCCTGAAGCAGGGCGGCGCCCTGGAACCCCTCATCGAGGCCCTCCTCGCCAAGGACCCCGCCGACCGCCCCTCCACCGAACAGACGGAACGGGCTCTGCACGCCGTGGTGTCCGGACAGGCGACGACGGCGCTGCCGGTGCCGGGTGCCGGGCGCTCGGCCGACGCGGGTTCGCCCAGCGGGGGCCCGGCCGGCGACGGCTCGTCCGACGGGCGGGAGACCGGCCGGGAGCCGGCGGAGCACGCCGGCGGCCGGGGCGGAACGGGCCGAGACGGCGCCCTGGACGGCTCCCCGGGAGGCCCGGGCCCGCAGACCGGCCGGCCCGCCCACCGGGGCCGGGGAAAGCGCCGTGTCCTCGTCCCGGTCGTCGTCGCCGTGACCGTGGCCGCCACGGTCGTCGGGGCCACGCTCTACGCGACGTCGGACCCCGACGGACGAACGGCCTCGCCGAGCAGCGGAAACTCCGCCTCACCCACCCCGTCCCACTCCCCGTCCCCCGTACCCGACGGCTTCCACCTGGTCACGGAGGAGAGCCTCGGCGTCTCCTTCCCCGTCCCGGACGGCTGGAAGGTCGCCAAGCGGACGGCCGAGTCGGTCACCTACACCGACGAGACGCGCCTGGTCGGCATCACGATCGGCGTCGTGGACCCCGCAGGCTCGCACCCCATGGCCCACTTCGAGGACATCGAGGCCAACACCAAGCTCAACTACCCCACCTCGTACCGCAGGCTGCGCATGCAGCAGACCACCTTCCGTGGACAGCCCGCGGCCGTCTGGGAGTTCACCTTCGAGGGACGGGCCCGCGCCTACCGCGCCATCGACCTCGGTTACGGCCGCGAGGGCGAACGGGAGTACGACATCTACCTCTCGGCCCCGGACGCCGACTGGGACACCCACCGCCCCGTCTTCGACAGCGTCAGGGACGGCTTCATCACGGGCGTTTCCTGA
- a CDS encoding acyltransferase, producing the protein MDHRQLPPTRPFDHVDHCPWLFEKEATEEQRAAQRERQRKLGGDSEVGERCYVAESAAVYPDVLRLGDDSYIAAHAYVTGDLTTGTDCTLNPFTVVRGTVVLGDGVRIGAHTSLLGFNHSTAPDQPVFRQPQTSRGITVGDDVWIGSHVVVVDGVTIGDHCVIGAGAVVTKDVPAWTVAAGNPARRIRDRRETGGRERVGGDALTRFADTARAQAADLLDRCWNGDHYTDRPGAAPTVRAHCDAVEIADLLLGSAPEQLDTAAHIERLTTLQDRETGLIPELGEQLPPMDADGFIGDGPALYHVLSVGYALDLLGASFTQPVHGVGNMTASQLVARLEGLSWRDGAWGAGAWIDAWATAAHWNLRHPGSGGLNPGTLEALFGWLLTRADPWTGMWGSPSATAGRLQVVNGYYRLTRGSFAQFGVPVPHPERVVDAVLDHVRDTRYFGAGRENACNVLDVAHPLWLSTRQSGGRGAGGDGYRSAEIRGWAEQQLAAALTRWQDGKGFGFGPGTVGPGPEPGLQGTEMWLAIVWLLADLLGRSDLLGYRPRGVHRPEPARGA; encoded by the coding sequence ATGGATCACCGACAGCTGCCGCCCACGCGGCCCTTCGACCACGTCGACCACTGCCCCTGGCTGTTCGAGAAGGAGGCGACGGAGGAACAGCGAGCCGCGCAGCGGGAACGGCAGCGGAAGCTCGGCGGAGACAGCGAGGTGGGCGAGCGGTGTTACGTGGCCGAGTCGGCGGCGGTGTACCCGGACGTCCTACGGCTCGGCGACGACTCGTACATCGCCGCCCACGCCTATGTCACCGGCGACCTGACCACCGGCACGGACTGCACCCTGAACCCGTTCACCGTGGTGCGAGGCACCGTCGTGCTGGGCGACGGGGTGCGCATCGGCGCCCACACCTCGCTCCTCGGCTTCAACCACTCCACGGCCCCCGACCAACCGGTCTTCCGTCAGCCCCAGACCAGCCGGGGCATCACCGTCGGCGACGACGTCTGGATCGGCTCCCACGTGGTCGTCGTCGACGGCGTCACCATCGGCGACCACTGCGTCATCGGCGCCGGGGCGGTCGTCACGAAGGACGTCCCGGCGTGGACGGTGGCGGCGGGGAATCCGGCCCGGCGGATCCGGGACCGGCGGGAGACGGGCGGTCGCGAGCGGGTGGGCGGGGACGCCCTCACCCGGTTCGCCGACACCGCCCGCGCCCAGGCCGCCGACCTCCTCGACCGATGCTGGAACGGCGACCACTACACCGACCGCCCCGGCGCCGCCCCCACCGTGCGGGCCCACTGCGACGCCGTGGAGATCGCCGACCTCCTTCTGGGCTCCGCCCCCGAGCAGCTGGACACGGCGGCACACATCGAGCGCCTGACCACCCTCCAGGACCGGGAGACCGGCCTGATACCCGAACTCGGCGAGCAACTGCCTCCCATGGACGCCGACGGTTTCATCGGCGACGGCCCGGCGCTGTACCACGTGCTGTCCGTGGGCTACGCGCTCGACCTGTTGGGCGCGTCCTTCACCCAACCGGTCCACGGGGTAGGCAACATGACGGCGAGTCAACTCGTCGCCCGTCTGGAGGGGTTGTCCTGGCGGGACGGCGCGTGGGGCGCCGGTGCCTGGATCGACGCGTGGGCCACAGCCGCCCACTGGAACCTGCGGCACCCCGGCAGCGGGGGCCTCAACCCAGGCACGCTCGAAGCCCTCTTCGGCTGGCTCCTCACCCGGGCCGATCCCTGGACCGGCATGTGGGGCAGCCCATCGGCCACCGCCGGACGCCTCCAGGTGGTGAACGGCTACTACCGGCTCACCCGCGGTTCCTTCGCCCAGTTCGGGGTACCCGTCCCGCATCCGGAACGGGTCGTGGACGCGGTCCTGGACCACGTCCGCGACACCCGCTACTTCGGGGCGGGCCGGGAGAACGCCTGCAACGTCCTGGACGTCGCCCATCCGTTGTGGCTGTCCACACGGCAGTCGGGCGGCAGAGGCGCAGGCGGTGACGGCTACCGCTCGGCCGAGATCCGCGGTTGGGCCGAACAGCAACTCGCCGCCGCCCTGACCCGCTGGCAGGACGGGAAGGGTTTCGGGTTCGGGCCGGGCACGGTGGGGCCGGGCCCGGAGCCGGGGCTGCAAGGGACGGAGATGTGGCTGGCCATCGTCTGGCTGCTGGCCGACCTGCTGGGCCGCTCCGACCTGCTGGGCTATCGGCCACGTGGCGTACACCGCCCCGAACCGGCCCGCGGGGCGTGA
- a CDS encoding alpha/beta fold hydrolase yields MVKTVKTPSGGRTIAFETWGDPDAHPVFLLHGTPGSRLGPRLRTFDLHKLGVRLIAYDRPGYGGSDRHEKRTVVDAAEDVDAIAQKLDLKKYSVVGRSGGAPHALACAARNIGSQVASVAALVSLAPPNADGDGLDWDKEMSESNVSTYDLLDRHAPDVTELGALLARNAETIRRDPTVFLASLREEMPSVDRVIVEDAGIRQHLLRNYLSAVGQAEQGEGAADDPRAPMGWVDDLVAFRSHWGFDLKEIDGSVPVMLWHGERDVFAPVAHFHWLAKKIPSAKAVLQPSAAHFAALPALPQVLAWARDKAR; encoded by the coding sequence GTGGTTAAGACAGTGAAGACGCCGTCCGGCGGACGGACGATCGCCTTTGAGACCTGGGGCGATCCGGACGCACACCCGGTGTTTCTGCTGCACGGAACTCCCGGAAGCCGACTCGGGCCCCGACTGCGCACCTTCGACCTGCACAAGCTCGGCGTGCGGCTGATCGCCTACGACCGACCGGGTTACGGCGGCTCCGACCGCCACGAGAAACGCACGGTCGTCGACGCCGCCGAGGACGTCGACGCCATCGCGCAGAAGCTGGACCTCAAGAAGTACTCCGTGGTGGGCAGATCGGGCGGCGCACCGCACGCCCTGGCCTGCGCGGCCCGGAACATCGGCAGCCAGGTGGCGAGCGTCGCCGCACTGGTCTCGCTCGCCCCACCGAACGCGGACGGCGACGGACTCGACTGGGACAAGGAGATGTCCGAGTCCAATGTGTCGACCTACGACCTGCTCGACCGCCACGCGCCCGATGTGACCGAGTTGGGTGCGCTGCTGGCCCGTAACGCCGAGACCATCCGGCGCGATCCCACCGTGTTCCTCGCCTCCCTCCGAGAAGAGATGCCGAGTGTGGACCGGGTGATCGTCGAAGACGCCGGAATCCGCCAGCACCTCCTCAGGAACTACCTCTCGGCGGTGGGCCAGGCCGAACAGGGTGAGGGAGCGGCGGACGATCCGCGCGCGCCGATGGGCTGGGTGGACGACCTGGTCGCGTTCCGGTCGCACTGGGGATTCGATCTCAAGGAGATCGACGGTTCGGTGCCCGTGATGCTCTGGCACGGCGAACGTGACGTCTTCGCCCCGGTGGCCCATTTCCACTGGCTGGCCAAGAAGATCCCCTCGGCCAAGGCCGTACTGCAGCCGTCCGCCGCCCACTTCGCCGCGCTGCCGGCCCTGCCCCAGGTGCTCGCCTGGGCGCGTGACAAGGCCCGCTGA